The window TCTGAAGGGCTGAAACTTTTGGGACAATAGTTTGAAAAGCCACTTATAATCAGTAGTTTTGCAACCTTAATTTTCAAACTGTTATACACAGATACAATTATTATGAATCATTACGAGACAGTGTTCATTTTAACTCCCGTTTTGCCTGATGACCAGGTGAAGGACGCTGTTGCTAAGTTCAAACAAGTTTTGATTGACAAAGGAGCAACAATTGTTCACGAGGAGCACTGGGGGCTGAAGAAATTGGCTTACCCTATCAAGTTGAAAAACGCCGGTGTGAAAAACACTGGATTCTACACCGTAGTAGAATTTACAGCTGACAACGCCACCGTAGCTTCACTCGAAACAGAGTATCGCCGCGATGAGCGTGTGATGCGTTTCTTGACTGTAGCGCTTGACAAGCACGCTGTGGCTTATGCCGAAAAGCGCCGCCGTCGTTTATCCGGACAATCAACTACCACAACTGAAGCTTAAGGAGGACTTGTTATGACATTGATGAATGAACCCCTACACCGTACAGAGGTGAAGAAAAAATATTGCCGCTTCAAGAAGCTTGGCATTAAATACATTGACTACAAAGACCCTGAGTTCTTGCTCAAGTTTGTCAATGAGCAGGGTAAAATCCTGCCTCGCCGCCTTACCGGTACTAGCCTGAAATATCAGCGCAAAGTAGCGCAAGCCATCAAGCGTGCCCGCCACTTGGCTTTGTTGCCGTATGTAACCGATTCGTTGAAGTAAGCCACACGGCACTTAACTTATTACCCAAAATATTTTAACTTGTCATGGAAGTTATTCTAAAAGAAGACGTGAAGGGTCTTGGCTATAAAAACGACATCGTGGACGTGAAGCCGGGCTATGGACGTAACTATCTCATCCCGCAGGGTTTGGCCGCACTGGCTACGCCTGCTGCCAAGAAAATGTTGGCTGAAAACTTGAAACAAGCTGCCCACAAGGCCGAAAAAATCAAGACAGCAGCCCTCGACTTGGCCAATAAGCTCGCTACTGTACGCGTAGAGTTGCCTGCTAAAGTAAGTGAAACCGGAAAAATCTTCGGTGCTATCACTACTATTCAGCTCGCCGACGCGCTCAAAGCACAAGGTTTTGACCTTGACCGCCGCAAAATCTCTATCAATGAGAAAGAAATCAAAGCTTTGGGTGAATACTCAGCTACGATTGACTTGCACCGCGAGGTAAAACAACAAGTAACTTTTGTGGTCATCGAAGGTTAATC of the Eisenibacter elegans DSM 3317 genome contains:
- the rpsF gene encoding 30S ribosomal protein S6; this translates as MIMNHYETVFILTPVLPDDQVKDAVAKFKQVLIDKGATIVHEEHWGLKKLAYPIKLKNAGVKNTGFYTVVEFTADNATVASLETEYRRDERVMRFLTVALDKHAVAYAEKRRRRLSGQSTTTTEA
- the rpsR gene encoding 30S ribosomal protein S18, coding for MTLMNEPLHRTEVKKKYCRFKKLGIKYIDYKDPEFLLKFVNEQGKILPRRLTGTSLKYQRKVAQAIKRARHLALLPYVTDSLK
- the rplI gene encoding 50S ribosomal protein L9; the protein is MEVILKEDVKGLGYKNDIVDVKPGYGRNYLIPQGLAALATPAAKKMLAENLKQAAHKAEKIKTAALDLANKLATVRVELPAKVSETGKIFGAITTIQLADALKAQGFDLDRRKISINEKEIKALGEYSATIDLHREVKQQVTFVVIEG